Proteins encoded together in one Etheostoma cragini isolate CJK2018 chromosome 11, CSU_Ecrag_1.0, whole genome shotgun sequence window:
- the LOC117952743 gene encoding uncharacterized protein DDB_G0284459-like isoform X1, whose translation MKKEQTDNRRTMEAADMNELKETGHTPELTAEHDGKKVPVKRQTAANRKPPLQKSHSQDMDKHTESRQQLHSQTFTSSYSTPNSLSLSCSPVEANRRIHAIHSPLQPQATPPHSVIGPSFSDIQRAFQRKVMQVVSTSGRSNMTPLQDASAGVLFEAELKQYEVMTDDSFSNDEYDCVSPDDISLPPLAETPESYLVQSDVEEGSCSHSNQYPHQSEHSGSGAVRQHRESSLTEGSPTPPTNYSSTRFRSESTSFVQSPLTVPLPSLLTSTLSSILIIGNTSTANIPQRNDLSRGTEPDVPSESNQVHKSNTPDNCVPDNRPLSPTDLLLKQHKSQNNHHQGKNTRNVASKGETMPQMDPIPMVAELNPGTSLSQSNDSDHDLHNDKTPPQDPRFLKCSPICPLNRTSICQNTSSPQSSSDSERNLQWETSLVFQPHRGGLTNTSTSTITQQIIDSKSSPSDILHTLAEAGSHLSSPQSETSSKIDPVQLAGGFAKSPSLKNKTSGTGDLRSCSTCLQTTNLPQDEYLSHSNQGSRRGLDQDVSSFQTSKVTSSSSIPQSSSLTKDTAVKQSCQSSPPDTHHTLPQASNSPLESWSFQSESLPKINLVAQDGGFAQSPSLRDRIEDAGLLKSCATCLQSTTSLPQEDNLSQPNPASMRGLGHNVPFSKTSKETSSVSINQSSNLTTTVRPTEYCQSSPPDTYQTLPQANNSPQESWLFQSEYLPKINLVAQDRGFAQSPSLRDSNRDTFPLPPKDMSNISISSGTFTSNNRVNSKQNHQTVYSLHKSLISTCTQQCVHDGMVPESPAKPTPPPPCPPPPHPKPQTQASVQQANPHVTPFSSTHHLLTPYQDPNICQPMAVLEEIRLTPQIQGPPLPAPPPAPLPQVQAESLPQGKASKSGQPCFTRPLSRASVIEGSPVTLEVEVTGHPESTLTWCKDGEVSAPGPGRALPPCEDGLVPEASSSDGGRYDSRAAAQRGSSADDWLLGEVFDIIGVDWLTGFGALCVLLWLIYLILLW comes from the exons ATGAAGAAGGAGCAGACAGATAACCGCCGCACAATGGAGGCGGCTGACATG AACGAGCTGAAAGAGACAGGCCACACCCCCGAGCTGACCGCCGAGCATGATGGGAAGAAGGTTCCTGTGAAGAGGCAGACTGCGGCCAATAGGAAGCCTCCGTTACAGAAGAGCCACAGCCAGGACATGGACAAACACACTGAGAGCAG ACAACAGCTGCACAGCCAGACGTTCACCTCCTCCTACAGCACCCCCAACTCCCTCAGCCTCTCCTGCTCCCCAGTGGAGGCCAACCGTAGGATCCACGCCATACACAGCCCATTACAGCCTCAGGCCACGCCCCCTCATTCTGTGATTGGCCCATCGTTCTCTGACATCCAGAGGGCGTTTCAGAGAAAGGTGATGCAAGTGGTCTCCACTTCCGGCAGATCAAACATGACACCACTTCAG GATGCATCAGCAGGAGTCCTGTTTGAGGCAGAGCTTAAGCAGTATGAAGTGATGACGGATGATTCTTTCTCCAATGACGAATACGATTGTGTGTCACCTGACGATATTTCCCTGCCGCCGCTGGCTGAGACACCGGAGTCCTACTTGGTCCAATCAGACGTTGAGGAGGGCTCATGTTCCCACAGCAACCAGTACCCCCACCAGTCTGAGCATAGTGGTTCTGGTGCAGTCCGGCAACATAGAGAGTCCAGTCTGACCGAAGGTTCTCCAACTCCTCCAACCAATTACAGCAGCACCAG GTTCAGGTCAGAGTCCACTTCATTTGTCCAGAGTCCGCTGACAGTTCCTCTTCCAAGCCTGCTCACCAGTACTCTATCCAGCATCCTGATAATCGGAAATACCAGCACAGCCAACATCCCCCAAAGAAATGACCTCTCCCGGGGCACTGAACCGGACGTCCCATCTGAATCTAACCAAGTCCACAAAAGCAACACTCCAGACAATTGTGTCCCTGATAATAGGCCCCTGTCACCAACTGATCTCTTACTAAAGCAACACAAAAGTCAAAACAACCATCATCAGGGTAAGAACACCAGAAATGTTGCATCCAAAGGTGAGACCATGCCACAGATGGATCCCATTCCCATGGTTGCAGAGCTAAATCCAGGAACATCCCTCTCCCAGTCCAATGACTCAGACCATGATCTCCACAATGATAAGACCCCTCCGCAAGACCCTAGATTCCTCAAATGCAGCCCTATTTGTCCTCTAAACAGAACTTCCATTTGTCAGAACACTAGTTCTCCACAGTCCTCCTCTGACTCTGAGAGAAATCTCCAATGGGAAACATCCCTAGTCTTCCAACCTCATAGGGGCGGTCTCACCAATACCAGCACCAGCACAATTACCCAGCAGATCATTGACTCCAAATCCTCCCCTTCAGACATTCTTCACACCTTGGCAGAGGCAGGCAGCCACCTCAGTTCACCCCAGAGTGAGACCTCGTCAAAGATCGATCCGGTCCAACTGGCTGGAGGGTTTGCTAAGAGCCCAAGCCTCAAAAACAAGACCAGTGGCACTGGGGACCTCAGATCTTGTTCAACTTGCCTCCAAACCACAAACCTCCCTCAAGATGAATATCTTTCCCATTCTAACCAAGGTTCCAGGAGAGGCCTTGATCAGGATGTATCTTCTTTTCAAACCAGCAAAGTTACATCCTCATCCTCCATCCCCCAAAGCAGCAGCCTAACCAAAGACACTGCTGTCAAACAATCCTGCCAGTCCTCCCCTCCAGATACTCATCACACCTTGCCACAGGCTAGCAATTCACCCCTAGAAAGTTGGTCGTTCCAGAGTGAGTCCTTGCCGAAAATCAATCTTGTCGCCCAGGACGGAGGATTTGCTCAGAGTCCCAGCCTAAGAGACAGGATTGAAGACGCTGGGCTCCTCAAATCTTGTGCAACTTGCCTCCAAAGCACTACATCCCTCCCTCAAGAAGACAATCTTTCCCAGCCCAATCCAGCGTCTATGAGAGGCCTTGGTCACAATGTACCTTTCTCCAAAACTAGCAAAGAAACATCCTCAGTCTCCATCAACCAAAGCAGCAACCTAACCACTACTGTCAGGCCAACCGAGTACTGCCAGTCCTCCCCGCCAGATACTTATCAAACCTTGCCACAGGCTAACAATTCACCCCAAGAAAGTTGGTTGTTCCAGAGCGAGTACTTGCCAAAGATCAATCTTGTCGCCCAGGACAGAGGATTTGCTCAGAGTCCCAGCCTCAGAGACAGTAACAGAGACACTTTTCCTCTTCCACCAAAGGACATGAGCAACATCAGTATATCTAGCGGTACCTTTACCAGCAATAATAGAGTCAACAGCAAGCAGAATCATCAGACAGTCTACTCCCTCCACAAGTCCTTGATCTCCACCTGTACCCAGCAGTGTGTGCATGATGGCATGGTCCCCGAAAGTCCTGCCAagcccactcctcctcctccttgtcctcctcctcctcatcccaaGCCACAGACCCAAGCTTCAGTTCAGCAGGCTAATCCGCATGTCACCCCCTTTTCCTCCACACATCATCTACTAACACCATACCAAGACCCGAACATTTGTCAGCCCATGGCTGTCCTTGAGGAAATCAGGCTTACTCCTCAGATCCAAGGGCCTCCccttcctgctcctcctcctgctcctcttcccCAGGTCCAGGCAGAGTCTCTTCCCCAGGGAAAAGCCTCTAAATCTGGCCAACCCTGCTTCACCAGGCCCCTGTCTAGAGCTTCCGTCATAGAGGGCTCTCCAGTGACGCTAGAGGTGGAGGTGACGGGACACCCAGAGTCCACGCTCACCTG GTGCAAAGATGGAGAGGTGTCAGCCCCCGGCCCGGGCCGAGCGCTGCCTCCCTGCGAGGATGGGTTGGTCCCAGAGGCATCGAGCTCAGATGGTGGTCGGTACGATTCCCGAGCTGCCGCACAGCGTGGCAGCAGTGCTGATGATTGGCTGCTGGGAGAAGTGTTTGACATCATTGGTGTGGACTGGCTGACCGGGTTTGGTGCACTGTGTGTATTGCTGTGGCTGATCTACCTGATTCTACTCTGGTAA
- the LOC117952743 gene encoding uncharacterized protein DDB_G0284459-like isoform X2: protein MKKEQTDNRRTMEAADMNELKETGHTPELTAEHDGKKVPVKRQTAANRKPPLQKSHSQDMDKHTESRQQLHSQTFTSSYSTPNSLSLSCSPVEANRRIHAIHSPLQPQATPPHSVIGPSFSDIQRAFQRKDASAGVLFEAELKQYEVMTDDSFSNDEYDCVSPDDISLPPLAETPESYLVQSDVEEGSCSHSNQYPHQSEHSGSGAVRQHRESSLTEGSPTPPTNYSSTRFRSESTSFVQSPLTVPLPSLLTSTLSSILIIGNTSTANIPQRNDLSRGTEPDVPSESNQVHKSNTPDNCVPDNRPLSPTDLLLKQHKSQNNHHQGKNTRNVASKGETMPQMDPIPMVAELNPGTSLSQSNDSDHDLHNDKTPPQDPRFLKCSPICPLNRTSICQNTSSPQSSSDSERNLQWETSLVFQPHRGGLTNTSTSTITQQIIDSKSSPSDILHTLAEAGSHLSSPQSETSSKIDPVQLAGGFAKSPSLKNKTSGTGDLRSCSTCLQTTNLPQDEYLSHSNQGSRRGLDQDVSSFQTSKVTSSSSIPQSSSLTKDTAVKQSCQSSPPDTHHTLPQASNSPLESWSFQSESLPKINLVAQDGGFAQSPSLRDRIEDAGLLKSCATCLQSTTSLPQEDNLSQPNPASMRGLGHNVPFSKTSKETSSVSINQSSNLTTTVRPTEYCQSSPPDTYQTLPQANNSPQESWLFQSEYLPKINLVAQDRGFAQSPSLRDSNRDTFPLPPKDMSNISISSGTFTSNNRVNSKQNHQTVYSLHKSLISTCTQQCVHDGMVPESPAKPTPPPPCPPPPHPKPQTQASVQQANPHVTPFSSTHHLLTPYQDPNICQPMAVLEEIRLTPQIQGPPLPAPPPAPLPQVQAESLPQGKASKSGQPCFTRPLSRASVIEGSPVTLEVEVTGHPESTLTWCKDGEVSAPGPGRALPPCEDGLVPEASSSDGGRYDSRAAAQRGSSADDWLLGEVFDIIGVDWLTGFGALCVLLWLIYLILLW from the exons ATGAAGAAGGAGCAGACAGATAACCGCCGCACAATGGAGGCGGCTGACATG AACGAGCTGAAAGAGACAGGCCACACCCCCGAGCTGACCGCCGAGCATGATGGGAAGAAGGTTCCTGTGAAGAGGCAGACTGCGGCCAATAGGAAGCCTCCGTTACAGAAGAGCCACAGCCAGGACATGGACAAACACACTGAGAGCAG ACAACAGCTGCACAGCCAGACGTTCACCTCCTCCTACAGCACCCCCAACTCCCTCAGCCTCTCCTGCTCCCCAGTGGAGGCCAACCGTAGGATCCACGCCATACACAGCCCATTACAGCCTCAGGCCACGCCCCCTCATTCTGTGATTGGCCCATCGTTCTCTGACATCCAGAGGGCGTTTCAGAGAAAG GATGCATCAGCAGGAGTCCTGTTTGAGGCAGAGCTTAAGCAGTATGAAGTGATGACGGATGATTCTTTCTCCAATGACGAATACGATTGTGTGTCACCTGACGATATTTCCCTGCCGCCGCTGGCTGAGACACCGGAGTCCTACTTGGTCCAATCAGACGTTGAGGAGGGCTCATGTTCCCACAGCAACCAGTACCCCCACCAGTCTGAGCATAGTGGTTCTGGTGCAGTCCGGCAACATAGAGAGTCCAGTCTGACCGAAGGTTCTCCAACTCCTCCAACCAATTACAGCAGCACCAG GTTCAGGTCAGAGTCCACTTCATTTGTCCAGAGTCCGCTGACAGTTCCTCTTCCAAGCCTGCTCACCAGTACTCTATCCAGCATCCTGATAATCGGAAATACCAGCACAGCCAACATCCCCCAAAGAAATGACCTCTCCCGGGGCACTGAACCGGACGTCCCATCTGAATCTAACCAAGTCCACAAAAGCAACACTCCAGACAATTGTGTCCCTGATAATAGGCCCCTGTCACCAACTGATCTCTTACTAAAGCAACACAAAAGTCAAAACAACCATCATCAGGGTAAGAACACCAGAAATGTTGCATCCAAAGGTGAGACCATGCCACAGATGGATCCCATTCCCATGGTTGCAGAGCTAAATCCAGGAACATCCCTCTCCCAGTCCAATGACTCAGACCATGATCTCCACAATGATAAGACCCCTCCGCAAGACCCTAGATTCCTCAAATGCAGCCCTATTTGTCCTCTAAACAGAACTTCCATTTGTCAGAACACTAGTTCTCCACAGTCCTCCTCTGACTCTGAGAGAAATCTCCAATGGGAAACATCCCTAGTCTTCCAACCTCATAGGGGCGGTCTCACCAATACCAGCACCAGCACAATTACCCAGCAGATCATTGACTCCAAATCCTCCCCTTCAGACATTCTTCACACCTTGGCAGAGGCAGGCAGCCACCTCAGTTCACCCCAGAGTGAGACCTCGTCAAAGATCGATCCGGTCCAACTGGCTGGAGGGTTTGCTAAGAGCCCAAGCCTCAAAAACAAGACCAGTGGCACTGGGGACCTCAGATCTTGTTCAACTTGCCTCCAAACCACAAACCTCCCTCAAGATGAATATCTTTCCCATTCTAACCAAGGTTCCAGGAGAGGCCTTGATCAGGATGTATCTTCTTTTCAAACCAGCAAAGTTACATCCTCATCCTCCATCCCCCAAAGCAGCAGCCTAACCAAAGACACTGCTGTCAAACAATCCTGCCAGTCCTCCCCTCCAGATACTCATCACACCTTGCCACAGGCTAGCAATTCACCCCTAGAAAGTTGGTCGTTCCAGAGTGAGTCCTTGCCGAAAATCAATCTTGTCGCCCAGGACGGAGGATTTGCTCAGAGTCCCAGCCTAAGAGACAGGATTGAAGACGCTGGGCTCCTCAAATCTTGTGCAACTTGCCTCCAAAGCACTACATCCCTCCCTCAAGAAGACAATCTTTCCCAGCCCAATCCAGCGTCTATGAGAGGCCTTGGTCACAATGTACCTTTCTCCAAAACTAGCAAAGAAACATCCTCAGTCTCCATCAACCAAAGCAGCAACCTAACCACTACTGTCAGGCCAACCGAGTACTGCCAGTCCTCCCCGCCAGATACTTATCAAACCTTGCCACAGGCTAACAATTCACCCCAAGAAAGTTGGTTGTTCCAGAGCGAGTACTTGCCAAAGATCAATCTTGTCGCCCAGGACAGAGGATTTGCTCAGAGTCCCAGCCTCAGAGACAGTAACAGAGACACTTTTCCTCTTCCACCAAAGGACATGAGCAACATCAGTATATCTAGCGGTACCTTTACCAGCAATAATAGAGTCAACAGCAAGCAGAATCATCAGACAGTCTACTCCCTCCACAAGTCCTTGATCTCCACCTGTACCCAGCAGTGTGTGCATGATGGCATGGTCCCCGAAAGTCCTGCCAagcccactcctcctcctccttgtcctcctcctcctcatcccaaGCCACAGACCCAAGCTTCAGTTCAGCAGGCTAATCCGCATGTCACCCCCTTTTCCTCCACACATCATCTACTAACACCATACCAAGACCCGAACATTTGTCAGCCCATGGCTGTCCTTGAGGAAATCAGGCTTACTCCTCAGATCCAAGGGCCTCCccttcctgctcctcctcctgctcctcttcccCAGGTCCAGGCAGAGTCTCTTCCCCAGGGAAAAGCCTCTAAATCTGGCCAACCCTGCTTCACCAGGCCCCTGTCTAGAGCTTCCGTCATAGAGGGCTCTCCAGTGACGCTAGAGGTGGAGGTGACGGGACACCCAGAGTCCACGCTCACCTG GTGCAAAGATGGAGAGGTGTCAGCCCCCGGCCCGGGCCGAGCGCTGCCTCCCTGCGAGGATGGGTTGGTCCCAGAGGCATCGAGCTCAGATGGTGGTCGGTACGATTCCCGAGCTGCCGCACAGCGTGGCAGCAGTGCTGATGATTGGCTGCTGGGAGAAGTGTTTGACATCATTGGTGTGGACTGGCTGACCGGGTTTGGTGCACTGTGTGTATTGCTGTGGCTGATCTACCTGATTCTACTCTGGTAA
- the LOC117953074 gene encoding coiled-coil domain-containing protein 141-like, giving the protein MRFQPCREDNIHRLLYTPGKLDAEVESLRRIRNSLGVLDWLEEEGSAETRWDLSELLNLQEEEGPAETEGDLSELLDLQQRVKTKISQSETILDLSRSFHLTASQLEALLQSEAAGSRDQQQIQNMLQTASTLKTEIVTISGGTCFSVEQLEVRLLSLDSRCVSRRDAAQRHKEKLRLTRLLSDDITQLRDSFKELKKRFNNLRFNFLKRNDRRGNTKAIRNHLQQVELNEEKLQALRKRVQGVAARLGSEVRDGGVAREAEDAVNQLQRQMGEFERSVGEHQKTLEMTCRLQLAMEEYQWWCEDASATIARVGRFSSECRSTDAVSVLQRQFETFVWPTVPQQEERIGQIRELATRLHGAEEGRRYVEKTVSKHSAMVASIRELSNDLMELQAKLKRSAKSDTNVFAIL; this is encoded by the exons ATGAGATTCCAGCCCTGCAGAGAGGACAACATTCATCGGTTACTTTATACTCcaggg AAACTAGACGCAGAGGTGGAGTCGCTGAGGAGGATCCGGAACTCTCTCGGAGTCCTGGACtggctggaggaggagggatcAGCAGAGACCAGGTGGGACCTGTCTGAGCTGCTGAacctgcaggaggaggagggaccAGCAGAGACCGAGGGGGACCTGTCtgagctgctggacctgcagCAGAGAGTGAAGACAAAGATCAGTCAGAGCGAGACGATCCTGGACCTGAGCCGCAGCTTTCACCTCACAGCCTCACAG ctgGAGGCACTGCTCCAGTCAGAAGCTGCTGGGTCCAGAGACCAGCAGCAGATCCAGAATATGCTTCAAACCGCTTCAACACTGAAGACAGAGATCGTCACCATCAGC GGCGGGACATGTTTCAGCGTGGAGCAGCTGGAAGTTCGACTCCTGTCCCTCGATTCTCGGTGCGTCTCGCGGCGCGACGCAGCGCAGCGTCACAAGGAGAAGCTCCGGCTGACCCGTCTCCTCAGTGATGACATCACCCAg CTTCGTGACTCCTTTAAGGAGCTGAAAAAGCGCTTCAACAACCTGAGGTTTAACTTCCTGAAGAGAAACGACCGGAGGGGGAACACTAAGGCCATCAGGAACCACCTGCAGCAGGTGGAGCTCAACGAGGAGAAGCTGCAG GCGCTGAGGAAACGTGTGCAGGGGGTGGCGGCCCGcctggggtcagaggtcagagacGGGGGCGTGGCCAGGGAGGCGGAGGACGCCGTCAACCAGCTGCAGAGGCAGATGGGAGAGTTTGAAAGAAGTGTCGGCGAACACCAGAAAACTCTGGAGATGACCTGCAGACTGCAGCTGGCCATGGAGGAG TATCAGTGGTGGTGCGAGGACGCCAGCGCGACCATCGCTCGCGTCGGGAGGTTTTCGTCCGAGTGCCGCAGCACGGACGCCGTCTCCGTCCTGCAGCGCCAGTTTGAGACGTTCGTCTGGCCGACGGTGCCGCAGCAGGAGGAGAGGATCGGCCAGATCAGAGAGCTCGCCACGCGCCTGCACG gggcGGAGGAGGGGCGGCGGTACGTCGAGAAGACCGTCAGTAAACACTCGGCGATGGTGGCGTCCATCAGAGAGCTGAGCAACGACCTGATGGAGCTGCAGGCCAAACTGAAG CGCAGCGCAAAGTCGGACACAaatgtctttgctattttatgA
- the LOC117952760 gene encoding rootletin-like → MQSGLLIGWQQEKAELKGEVCRLQEELAESRAEREELESRTRALNDRLCQSLSPSLALSLRVEGQQREWKRKVREGREREARQALLIHRLQSKLCEYRERCQHLDVQLQDGHTQLLTTELRIRDEHSDSLESALIRLEEEQQRSVGLADTNALLREQLSQSEQANQALREDLQKLTSDWTRAVEEAGQREDDWQRERQVCSLFSLFWDY, encoded by the exons ATGCAGTCGgggctgctgattggctggcagCAGGAGAAGGCGGAGCTTAAAGGGGAGGTGTGTCGTCTGCAGGAGGAGCTGGCCGAGAGtcgggcagagagagaggagctggAGTCCAGGACCAGAGCTCTGAATGACCGG ctGTGCCAGTCATTGTCTCCCTCGCTCGCCCTGTCTCTGCGGGTGGAGGGGCAGCAGAGGGAGTGGAAGAGAAAGGTGAGGGAGGGGCGAGAGAGGGAGGCCAGGCAGGCTCTGCTCATCCACCGGCTGCAGAGCAAG ttgtgtgagTACAGAGAGCGATGTCAACATCTGGATGTCCAGCTGcaggacggacacacacagctgctcacCACCGAG ttGAGGATCAGAGACGAACACAGTGACTCTCTGGAGAGCGCCCTCATCAGGCTGGAGGAGGAAcaacagag gtcggTCGGTCTGGCTGACACAAACGCTCTCCTCCGAGAGcagctcagccaatcagagcaggcCAACCAGGCCCTGAGGGAGGACCTCCAGAAGCTGACATCTGATTGGACCAGAGCGGTGGAGGAGGCGGGGCAGAGAGAGGATGattggcagagagagagacaggtgtgCAGTTTGTTTTCACTCTTCTGGGACTATTGA
- the LOC117953075 gene encoding thrombospondin-type laminin G domain and EAR repeat-containing protein-like, producing MVQSKGSRGLRLAGAEASLLSFPASQIFSNCDFFPAEFSLVVTLKTPRLRQKSNQYIFSVVEEGSDSLLLGLRVSENRLHFLITRPGAGGRSRLSFKDVGLDDNRWHTAVLAVSGAYATLTVDCGLPLELKQVQAFPGALSTRGSRFFIGSRRITRGRFSGLLRQLVLLPGSDATSRLCPTSDPSVAELSVPRVLRPPPLQPDHRGPPYPYEAEARVTLGSPPPCAGPELGQLWFDAQGPGLFICDGLTWTPLLHRPERLDYVEDYQDLYTSSETFDVEVFSIPSEGLFMAAAHRDSRPGSGIFRWTNGSFQLYQNISTQEARAWKHFTIADTIKC from the exons ATGGTACAGTCCAAAGGGTCCCGAGGACTCCGATTGGCCGGCGCCGAGGCGTCACTGCTGAGTTTCCCCGCCTCCCAAATCTTCAGCAACTGCGACTTCTTCCCTGCTGAGTTCTCATTGGTCGTCACCCTGAAGACACCGAGGCTGAGACAGAAG AGCAACCAGTACATCTTCTCCGTGGTGGAGGAGGGATCTGATTCGCTGTTGCTCGGGCTGCGAGTCTCAGAGAACCGCCTCCACTTCCTGATCACGCGCCCCGGTGCGGGTGGGCGGAGCCGGCTGAGCTTTAAGGACGTTGGATTGGACGATAACCGCTGGCACACGGCGGTGCTGGCGGTCAGCGGAGCGTACGCCACGCTCACCGTCGACTGTGGACTGCCTCTGGAGCT TAAACAGGTCCAGGCGTTCCCCGGCGCTCTGAGCACCAGAGGGTCCAGGTTCTTCATCGGCAGCCGGAGGATCACGAGGGGACGCTTCTCG ggttTATTGCGTCAGCTGGTTCTACTTCCTGGGTCGGACGCGACGTCCAGGCTTTGTCCGACCTCTGACCCCAGCGTGGCCGAGCTGTCCGTGCCCCGGGTCCTCAGGCCCCCCCCGCTCCAGCCAGACCACCGGGGACCGCCCTACCCGTACG aggCGGAGGCCAGGGTGACTCTGGGGAGTCCCCCCCCGTGTGCGGGACCAGAACTGGGCCAGCTCTGGTTCGACGCCCAGGGGCCAGGGCTCTTCATCTGTGACGGACTCACGTGGACCCCCCTGCTGCACC GTCCGGAACGTCTGGACTACGTGGAGGACTACCAAGATCTGTACACCAGCTCCGAGACCTTTGACGTGGAGGTCTTCTCCATCCCGTCTGAGGGTCTGTTCATGGCCGCCGCCCACAG GGACTCGCGGCCCGGCTCGGGGATCTTCCGGTGGACCAACGGGTCGTTCCAGCTCTACCAGAACATCAGCACCCAGGAGGCCCGCGCCTGGAAGCACTTCACCATCGCTGACACG atcaaatgttga